One Candidatus Marinarcus aquaticus genomic window carries:
- a CDS encoding sensor histidine kinase gives MLLNQLSVSYKCHSSIGNSLNLHTMIDEVLQTFTQETDAIFATFYLMKNSFEQIGCFGKEIPYDINQFLSLCDEQQITQCSYEESLTVVLFKLENGLLLFMYDKSIDLNFICSIYENLRNRLNISINSCLNYQTVQEKNLSLEQEVKKALDKSKEKEKQFFEQLKMAQMGELIGNIAHQWRQPLSVISTAISGLRLKKEMSILTDQDFYEYCDGVLDTVMYLSKTIDEFRDYIKESNREKEIIVQDRIKMALTMVESSYKMEGIQIIEEFMEPKPLTFRLILGELLQAMLPILNNAKEALMVKEQKEKWLKYAVRKSEYNIIITLEDNAGGIPESILDKIFNPYFTTKHQTQGTGIGLYTCYDIVVNHLGGNLRVENTSSGAKFFMELPLQINYVI, from the coding sequence ATGCTTTTAAATCAACTCTCAGTCTCTTATAAATGCCACAGTTCAATCGGAAACAGTCTCAATCTTCATACCATGATTGATGAGGTCTTACAGACCTTTACACAAGAGACCGATGCTATTTTTGCAACCTTTTATTTAATGAAAAATTCATTTGAACAAATTGGTTGTTTTGGAAAAGAGATACCGTATGACATCAATCAGTTTTTGTCATTGTGCGATGAGCAGCAAATCACACAATGCTCTTATGAAGAGAGTTTGACGGTTGTTTTATTTAAACTTGAAAATGGTTTGTTGCTGTTTATGTATGATAAAAGCATCGATTTAAACTTTATTTGCAGTATTTATGAAAATCTTCGAAACAGACTCAATATCAGCATTAACTCCTGTTTGAACTATCAAACCGTGCAGGAAAAAAACCTCTCACTTGAACAAGAAGTCAAAAAAGCACTTGATAAAAGTAAAGAGAAAGAGAAACAGTTTTTTGAACAACTTAAAATGGCACAAATGGGAGAACTCATTGGGAATATTGCACACCAATGGCGACAACCTTTAAGCGTAATCTCCACGGCTATTAGTGGCTTGCGTTTGAAAAAAGAGATGAGTATCTTAACCGATCAAGACTTTTATGAGTACTGCGATGGGGTATTAGACACTGTCATGTATTTGTCTAAAACCATTGATGAGTTTCGTGATTATATCAAAGAGAGCAATCGTGAAAAAGAGATCATTGTTCAAGACAGAATTAAAATGGCATTAACAATGGTGGAGTCCAGTTATAAGATGGAAGGCATACAAATCATTGAAGAGTTTATGGAGCCAAAACCGCTTACTTTTCGTCTGATTTTAGGGGAGCTTTTACAAGCCATGCTGCCTATTTTAAACAATGCCAAAGAGGCGTTGATGGTCAAAGAGCAAAAAGAAAAGTGGCTAAAATATGCCGTGCGTAAAAGTGAGTATAATATCATCATCACGTTAGAAGACAATGCAGGCGGTATTCCTGAAAGCATTTTAGATAAGATTTTTAACCCTTACTTTACGACCAAACATCAAACCCAAGGTACGGGGATTGGACTGTATACCTGTTATGATATTGTGGTCAATCATTTAGGTGGAAATTTACGAGTTGAAAATACCTCAAGTGGTGCTAAATTTTTTATGGAGTTGCCGTTGCAAATCAATTATGTGATTTAG
- the murI gene encoding glutamate racemase, producing MKVGVFDSGIGGLTVVKSLIEHKLFEEIIYYGDTARVPYGAKDKNTIIRYSLEALEFFKNFDIDMLIVACNTASAFAIQDLKEVASIPVVGVIQPGVLAVQNRLENKESNILVIATKGTIQSNRYQNELHALGYKNINAIQTGLFVPIVEEGIFEGEVLDATLKHYFNGIKGVDAVILGCTHFPLIADKIASYLDGCQTIHSGEAIVDYLIHEHKHDKNFEKTKVTFFASENPEGLKKVAKNWLGSLLND from the coding sequence TTGAAAGTAGGCGTATTTGATTCAGGGATTGGTGGTTTAACGGTGGTTAAATCACTCATTGAACACAAGTTGTTTGAAGAGATTATATACTATGGAGACACTGCACGTGTTCCGTATGGAGCCAAAGATAAAAATACAATTATTCGCTACTCTTTAGAGGCCTTAGAGTTTTTTAAAAACTTCGATATTGACATGCTCATTGTTGCTTGTAATACTGCTTCGGCTTTTGCTATCCAAGATTTAAAAGAGGTTGCATCCATTCCTGTGGTGGGAGTGATTCAACCGGGGGTCTTAGCTGTACAAAACCGACTTGAAAATAAAGAGTCCAATATTTTGGTTATTGCAACCAAAGGAACCATTCAATCCAATCGTTATCAAAATGAACTGCATGCATTGGGTTATAAAAATATCAATGCGATTCAAACGGGTTTATTTGTTCCTATTGTTGAAGAGGGGATTTTTGAAGGTGAAGTATTGGACGCCACTTTAAAACACTACTTTAATGGCATTAAAGGTGTAGATGCCGTCATTTTAGGTTGTACGCACTTCCCTTTGATTGCAGATAAAATTGCTTCTTATTTAGATGGGTGTCAAACCATCCACTCAGGAGAGGCCATCGTGGATTACTTAATCCATGAACATAAACATGATAAAAATTTTGAAAAAACAAAGGTGACTTTTTTTGCTTCAGAAAATCCAGAAGGGTTAAAAAAAGTTGCTAAAAACTGGTTAGGGAGTCTTTTAAATGATTGA
- a CDS encoding DNA polymerase III subunit gamma/tau has protein sequence MIEEKRVLALKYRPKRFEDLIGQSTISQTLSLALDSNRLSHAYLFSGLRGSGKTSTARIMAKALLCSQGPTSKPCDVCENCQSANTNRHLDIIEMDAASNRGIDDIKDLIEHTKYKPSSARFKVFIIDEVHMLTPQAFNALLKTLEEPPGFVKFILATTDPLKLPATILSRTQHFRFKKISQKDVIHHLSHILHEENIEFETEALEVLSRSGQGSLRDTLTLMDQAIIFSKGRITTSSVTDMLGLIDPKFMDNIFQTVLTKGDINPIISALEEYEAGQICDEITIYLKQKMLERDPKFDVLLYDRFFRIVADAKHLLSLNSDSGFVLILMLSKMIEATNLKSIEEIINEVENVEVKETPIKEVQVKTDVAPTTQSVQNEVTVSAPVQPVQTAESEAVVEQPQEAKPTLTEPEPIKTVEPVQTAVAQEPESMPTMPEPNPVVQETVEQEVPAPSQPAPQVVEPQVQPEPSVPYPTPFDEYSDETPFDSNNSFDDVSAQEETSYEPSPAIADIPLGDIISEPEKPMDPYEQKYEELIDKIFDRSYDLGVVFEKNFEYTSFENDILHITSYAVDEERKMLYSNFALIRTFVADVFGVNTQMEFSKGDVEKKDETPTAQEQDASSAGSMLEDIELNGAESTSAGCVADMTKSSQPKPAEQEIQIQDVLDSPMVNRAKELFDIKRITIRTKT, from the coding sequence ATGATTGAAGAAAAACGTGTACTGGCGTTAAAGTATCGTCCGAAACGATTTGAGGATCTTATTGGTCAAAGCACCATTTCACAAACATTGAGTTTGGCGCTTGACTCCAATCGTCTTTCACATGCTTATTTGTTCTCTGGGCTTCGAGGAAGCGGTAAAACAAGTACGGCAAGAATCATGGCCAAAGCACTGTTATGTTCGCAAGGACCCACATCAAAACCGTGTGATGTGTGTGAAAATTGTCAAAGTGCCAATACCAATCGACATTTAGATATTATTGAGATGGATGCAGCAAGTAACCGTGGGATTGATGATATTAAAGATTTGATTGAACACACCAAGTATAAACCAAGCAGCGCACGATTTAAAGTCTTCATCATCGATGAGGTTCATATGCTCACTCCACAAGCGTTTAATGCCTTGCTTAAAACACTTGAAGAACCTCCAGGATTTGTTAAGTTTATTTTAGCAACAACTGATCCACTGAAACTGCCAGCAACGATTTTGAGTCGAACGCAACACTTCAGGTTTAAAAAGATTTCTCAAAAAGATGTGATTCATCACCTCTCTCATATTTTGCATGAAGAGAATATTGAGTTTGAAACTGAAGCGTTGGAAGTGTTAAGTCGAAGTGGACAAGGAAGTTTACGAGATACCCTGACACTGATGGATCAAGCCATTATCTTCTCAAAAGGACGTATTACAACGAGTTCAGTGACGGATATGTTGGGATTGATTGATCCAAAATTCATGGACAATATTTTCCAAACGGTATTAACAAAAGGGGATATTAACCCTATTATTAGCGCACTTGAAGAGTATGAAGCAGGGCAAATTTGTGATGAGATTACCATCTATTTAAAACAAAAAATGTTGGAACGTGATCCTAAATTTGATGTCTTGTTGTATGATCGATTTTTTAGAATTGTAGCTGATGCCAAACATCTGTTGAGTCTGAATTCTGACAGTGGCTTTGTGCTTATTTTAATGCTTTCAAAAATGATTGAAGCGACCAACTTAAAAAGCATTGAAGAGATCATTAACGAAGTTGAAAACGTAGAGGTCAAAGAGACGCCAATCAAAGAGGTACAAGTAAAAACAGACGTTGCACCAACAACTCAATCTGTACAAAATGAAGTGACTGTTTCTGCACCTGTTCAACCCGTGCAAACAGCCGAATCAGAAGCTGTTGTTGAACAACCTCAAGAGGCGAAGCCAACACTAACTGAACCTGAACCAATAAAAACAGTTGAACCCGTACAAACTGCGGTTGCACAAGAGCCTGAATCCATGCCAACCATGCCAGAACCAAACCCCGTTGTGCAAGAAACAGTGGAGCAAGAGGTTCCAGCTCCTTCTCAACCAGCACCACAAGTGGTAGAACCACAAGTGCAACCGGAGCCAAGTGTGCCTTACCCAACGCCATTTGATGAGTATTCTGATGAAACACCATTTGATAGCAATAACAGTTTTGATGATGTCAGTGCGCAAGAGGAGACCAGTTATGAACCTTCACCTGCAATTGCCGATATTCCATTGGGAGATATCATCAGTGAGCCTGAAAAACCAATGGACCCATATGAACAAAAGTATGAGGAACTTATTGATAAAATCTTTGATCGAAGTTATGACTTGGGTGTGGTGTTTGAGAAAAACTTTGAGTACACCTCCTTTGAGAATGACATTTTACATATCACGTCGTATGCAGTGGATGAAGAGAGAAAGATGCTGTATAGTAACTTTGCACTCATACGTACATTTGTGGCCGATGTTTTCGGGGTCAATACACAAATGGAGTTTTCAAAAGGGGATGTTGAAAAAAAGGATGAAACCCCCACTGCACAGGAGCAAGATGCCAGCAGTGCGGGGTCAATGTTAGAAGATATTGAACTCAATGGTGCCGAATCAACCAGTGCAGGGTGTGTGGCAGATATGACCAAATCAAGCCAACCCAAACCTGCTGAACAAGAGATTCAAATACAAGATGTCTTGGATTCACCCATGGTTAACAGAGCCAAAGAGCTCTTTGATATTAAACGTATCACAATACGAACAAAAACATAA
- a CDS encoding DsbA family protein, whose product MQKAMTYFLSTVLLSLSASAIAIDDKVLDFEKQRLKANKQIEVQDIQLSFKKELPQKEWYGFLFDIDANFKGKQVKFKDIVFSNGEYIALDLIHIDTHESIKKDVMPKLTNAYYKKENLLLGNPEAKDTIVVFSDPLCPFCMDFIPDVIRHVQKHKNSIALYYYHFPLLQLHPASGVLTRLMDVAIEQGNKDIVLKVYEADWDKYFTEQETNEIKILEAFNKELNTHITLEQIQTKKINEKILDDIQMGENALVQGTPTIFVNGEKDSNKTKFLELGK is encoded by the coding sequence ATGCAAAAAGCAATGACCTATTTTTTATCAACCGTGTTACTCTCTTTGAGTGCATCTGCCATTGCAATCGATGATAAAGTATTGGATTTTGAAAAACAGCGACTCAAAGCCAATAAACAAATTGAGGTGCAAGATATTCAGTTGAGTTTTAAAAAAGAGTTGCCTCAAAAAGAGTGGTATGGATTTTTGTTTGATATTGATGCCAACTTCAAAGGAAAACAAGTCAAGTTCAAAGACATTGTGTTTTCAAATGGAGAGTACATTGCTCTTGATTTGATTCACATTGATACCCATGAGAGCATCAAAAAAGATGTCATGCCCAAATTAACCAATGCTTATTATAAAAAAGAGAATTTGTTGCTTGGGAACCCTGAAGCAAAAGATACAATTGTCGTCTTCTCTGATCCTTTATGCCCTTTTTGTATGGATTTTATTCCCGATGTGATTCGACACGTACAAAAACATAAAAACAGCATTGCTTTATACTATTATCATTTTCCATTATTGCAACTGCACCCCGCATCAGGAGTCTTAACACGATTGATGGATGTGGCGATTGAGCAAGGAAATAAAGATATTGTATTGAAAGTTTATGAAGCCGATTGGGACAAATACTTTACAGAACAAGAGACCAATGAAATCAAAATATTAGAGGCATTTAATAAAGAGTTAAACACCCACATTACTTTGGAGCAAATTCAAACAAAAAAAATCAATGAGAAGATTTTAGATGACATCCAAATGGGTGAAAATGCCTTGGTACAAGGAACCCCAACCATTTTTGTCAATGGAGAAAAAGACAGTAATAAAACAAAATTTTTAGAGTTAGGAAAGTAA
- the hemC gene encoding hydroxymethylbilane synthase — protein MKKLVIATRKSQLALWQSEYIKAELLKHYPDMTIELKTFSTKADKILDVPLAKIGGKGLFTKELEIALANKEADIAVHSLKDVPVEFEEGFVLAALTKRFDPRDAFLSEKYASIDELPQGAVIGTTSLRRRMEIKLLRPDIELKDLRGNINTRIAKLKAGEYDAIILAATGVQKLQIEGEVNYFTPIDTELMIPSMGQATLGIETLDNPELVELLSVLHDKDAEIESTIERDFVRTLEGGCQVPIGIKATILDEKSVDVRAIVGMPDGSELIQENFVVNMDEYKTAGSKMAQEFIARGAKELLARAEKVAFQ, from the coding sequence ATGAAGAAATTAGTAATTGCAACGAGAAAGAGTCAGTTGGCTTTATGGCAAAGTGAATATATCAAAGCAGAGTTATTAAAACATTATCCGGATATGACCATTGAGCTTAAAACGTTTTCAACCAAAGCAGATAAGATTTTAGATGTGCCTTTAGCAAAAATTGGGGGGAAAGGACTGTTTACTAAAGAGTTGGAAATTGCACTTGCCAATAAAGAAGCCGATATCGCCGTACACTCTCTTAAAGATGTTCCTGTAGAGTTTGAAGAGGGGTTTGTCCTTGCAGCACTTACAAAACGATTTGACCCAAGAGATGCTTTTTTAAGTGAAAAGTATGCCAGTATTGATGAACTGCCACAAGGTGCAGTTATAGGAACGACAAGTTTAAGAAGAAGAATGGAAATTAAACTTCTTCGACCCGATATTGAACTTAAAGATTTACGAGGAAACATCAATACACGAATTGCCAAACTCAAAGCAGGGGAGTATGATGCGATTATCTTAGCTGCAACAGGTGTTCAAAAACTTCAAATAGAAGGAGAAGTCAACTACTTCACTCCCATTGATACAGAGCTTATGATTCCATCGATGGGACAAGCCACTTTAGGCATTGAAACGCTTGATAATCCTGAACTTGTAGAACTGCTTTCAGTACTGCACGATAAAGATGCTGAGATTGAATCGACCATTGAACGAGACTTTGTACGAACACTCGAGGGTGGTTGTCAAGTGCCAATTGGTATTAAAGCAACGATTTTAGATGAAAAATCTGTGGATGTACGAGCCATCGTTGGTATGCCTGATGGCAGTGAGCTTATTCAAGAAAACTTTGTTGTGAATATGGATGAGTATAAAACGGCAGGGTCAAAAATGGCACAAGAGTTTATTGCCCGAGGTGCCAAAGAACTTCTTGCACGTGCAGAAAAAGTCGCTTTTCAATAG